One genomic segment of Helianthus annuus cultivar XRQ/B chromosome 14, HanXRQr2.0-SUNRISE, whole genome shotgun sequence includes these proteins:
- the LOC110908001 gene encoding probable acyl-activating enzyme 1, peroxisomal, with amino-acid sequence MEGTIRCAANYVPLSPISFLERAAIVYRDRLSVVYGDHVKFTWQETHQRCVKLASSIAYRFQISRGDVVAVLAPNIPEMYELHFAVPMAGAVLCTLNIRHDSKTVSTLLKHSNAKLIFVDHQFIDIVKGAIEIISKSPATVPQIALISDSGKLQALPKSDIAEYEALLAMGSLDFEIRRPIDECDPIALTYTSGTTSSPKGVVYSHRGAYLNSLVGILLNEMRSMPVYLWTVPMFHCNGWCMTWAVAAQGGTNVCLRTVTAKGIFGSISRHRVTHMGGAPTVLNMIINAQETDRVPLLAKVTVMTGGAPPPSQVLFGMRQLGFDVCHAYGSTETYGPGTVCLPKPEWDALPLETQAKLKSRQGLNHLGLEEVDVKDPVTMKSVAWDAKTIGEVMFRGNTIMNGYANNIKATQDAFKDGWFRSGDLAVRHSDGYIEFKDRSKDIIISGGENISTIEVESVLFGHPAVLEVAVVGRPDEHWGETPCAFVELKQGYRVKEDELITYCQKNLPRYMAPRTVVFRELPKTSTGKTQKYVLREQAKAMGSLSLRGKSKL; translated from the exons ATGGAAGGTACCATTCGTTGTGCTGCAAATTACGTTCCTCTTTCTCCAATTAGCTTTTTGGAGAGAGCTGCTATTGTATACAGAGACAGATTATCAGTTGTTTATGGTGATCATGTTAAGTTTACTTGGCAGGAGACTCATCAACGATGTGTGAAACTTGCTTCTTCAATCGCTTATCGGTTTCAAATTTCTCGTGGAGATGTT GTTGCTGTCCTAGCTCCAAACATCCCGGAAATGTACGAGCTCCATTTCGCAGTTCCGATGGCCGGAGCTGTTCTTTGCACCCTCAACATCCGTCACGATTCAAAAACGGTGTCAACGTTGCTTAAACATTCAAATGCCAAACTCATATTCGTTGATCACCAGTTTATCGATATTGTCAAAGGCGCAATTGAGATCATATCGAAATCACCGGCCACAGTGCCTCAAATTGCCTTGATCTCGGATTCCGGTAAACTTCAGGCACTTCCGAAGTCGGACATTGCCGAATATGAAGCCCTTTTGGCAATGGGAAGTCTTGATTTTGAGATTAGGAGACCGATTGACGAGTGTGATCCGATTGCGCTTACTTATACTTCGGGTACGACTTCAAGTCCGAAAGGGGTGGTTTATAGTCACCGGGGAGCGTATTTGAACTCGTTAGTCGGGATTTTACTTAATGAAATGCGGTCTATGCCAGTTTACTTATGGACGGTTCCAATGTTTCATTGCAACGGGTGGTGTATGACGTGGGCCGTGGCGGCCCAGGGCGGCACCAATGTGTGCCTCCGGACGGTGACCGCGAAGGGGATTTTCGGATCCATATCTCGACACCGGGTGACACACATGGGTGGCGCACCCACGGTTTTGAACATGATAATTAACGCGCAAGAAACTGACCGGGTCCCGCTTCTAGCGAAAGTGACGGTGATGACGGGTGGAGCACCTCCGCCTTCGCAGGTGCTGTTTGGTATGCGGCAGCTGGGGTTTGATGTATGTCACGCGTATGGTTCTACGGAGACGTATGGTCCGGGTACAGTGTGCCTCCCAAAACCCGAGTGGGACGCACTACCGTTGGAAACTCAAGCGAAACTTAAGTCACGACAAGGTTTGAATCACTTGGGCTTAGAAGAAGTCGATGTTAAAGACCCGGTGACAATGAAAAGTGTCGCATGGGACGCGAAAACAATCGGCGAGGTCATGTTCCGAGGAAACACAATAATGAATGGGTACGCAAACAATATTAAAGCGACACAAGATGCTTTTAAAGACGGGTGGTTTCGGAGTGGGGATTTAGCTGTTCGACATTCGGATGGGTACATCGAATTCAAAGATCGCTCCAAAGACATAATAATATCCGGTGGCGAGAATATTAGTACGATCGAGGTGGAATCCGTGCTTTTTGGCCATCCGGCGGTACTTGAGGTCGCGGTCGTGGGCCGGCCCGACGAGCATTGGGGCGAGACCCCGTGCGCTTTTGTGGAGCTAAAACAAGGATACAGGGTAAAAGAAGATGAGTTAATAACCTACTGCCAAAAAAACTTGCCGCGATATATGGCGCCTAGAACTGTCGTGTTTCGAGAGTTGCCAAAGACGTCGACCGGGAAGACACAGAAGTATGTGCTCCGGGAACAGGCCAAGGCGATGGGGAGTTTGTCGTTGAGAGGGAAGAGCAAATTATAA
- the LOC110906353 gene encoding protein FAR1-RELATED SEQUENCE 5-like: protein MKRAIKDVLSRSRHRLCMWHIWEKLKTKVGPVLSANTDFNTRMTHVVWNDTIIPEDFETEWHSIMSTFGLENHKWLKDMYDLRFDWIPAYYHGEDLAGLMRTTSRCESENYFFGQICNPRCTLVEFFTHFETAVDIQRHEHRRNDHDTRYIECKPWSDFVQYSKQEDALSISCSCKWFEQFGILCRHIFYVLRYNDITEFPRRYVHRRWMRDVVSVGSNHSNIRFDEIGRNSEIDKVYREIIVANEYVVNRLVGDLDELCRYRDHIKSYIDKADEVMVAVPPPSRKERFTDIGGNLEKSDSMIRVPIKIRTKGCVVQKRIKSNREIAIQKSSKIQKSCRVCGGKGHNSRTCKDKVSSLFATAF, encoded by the exons ATGAAGAGAGCTATTAAGGATGTACTTTCAAGAAGTAGGCATAGGTTATGTATGTGGCATATATGGGAGAAATTGAAGACAAAG GTTGGTCCTGTTTTGTCAGCAAACACTGATTTTAATACAAGAATGACTCATGTTGTTTGGAATGATACTATTATTCCAGAAGATTTTGAAACTGAGTGGCATTCAATAATGTCTACTTTTGGATTGGAAAATCAtaagtggttaaaagatatgTACGATCTTCGATTTGATTGGATTCCTGCTTATTACCATGGAGAGGATTTGGCTGGACTTATGCGTACTACGTCAAGATGTGAAAGCGAGAATTACTTCTTTGGTCAGATTTGCAATCCAAGATGTACACTTGTTGAATTTTTCACTCATTTTGAGACCGCGGTGGATATTCAAAGGCATGAGCATAGGAGGAATGATCATGATACAAGGTATATTGAGTGTAAACCCTGGAGTGACTTT GTGCAATACAGCAAACAAGAAGATGCTTTAAGTATAAGTTGTTCTTGCAAATGGTTTGAACAATTTGGTATATTGTGTCGCCATATATTTTACGTATTACGGTATAATGATATAACTGAGTTTCCTAGAAGATATGTTCATAGAAGATGGATGAGAGATGTTGTTTCCGTTGGATCAAATCATTCCAATATTCGGTTTGATGAAATTGGTAGGAATAGTGAAATTgataaagtttatagagaaatcATTGTTGCAAATGAGTATGTGGTTAATAGACTGGTTGGCGATTTAGATGAACTGTGTCGTTACAGGGAtcatattaaaagttatattgaTAAAGCGGATGAGGTTATGGTTGCTGTGCCGCCTCCTAGTCGCAAAGAAAGATTTACTGATATTGGAGGGAACTTAGAAAAATCAGATTCTATGATTCGTGTCCCGATCAAAATAAGGACCAAAGGATGCGTTGTACAAAAAAGGATCAAGTCTAATCGTGAGATTGCAATTCAGAAATCATCAAAGATCCAGAAATCGTGCCGTGTATGTGGTGGAAAAGGACATAACAGTCGCACATGTAAAGATAAG GTTTCATCTCTTTTTGCTACTGCGTTTTGA
- the LOC110906354 gene encoding uncharacterized protein LOC110906354 encodes MASSRDNLKVYIRVTQKKSVSENPKSSKKLKTSSAEENIDEQENISRKSTMKQQRIRKRKDISDNDDDFVDPQPRVNPTKNQKKEKAESKPKRSLRKDKTKEQPEQQPYYDYDGKKINIRCAVNNLKDYIEGLSKEQRNVVREIGFESILKFNLDSVPRKFGYWLVKNFDAENDEINTGDEKIKITAEFIQKVFQIPNGKTEIEEKLRPKDTDLIIKFWRGQFSKDILKRIKNKEKKKDEKDEFYVYPTESENENEEIFKNESEENDEDDAEEQPITLLKAATDWIDQENQENVQNSPIKTNETEKTQTESGGSWGQFFIKPSIGNKDKMWVDSQSRLRNFIPSQNQSEGLSDIHSTKSGDENMKNIEDKKSHEEYLVNVLNDHLKGFEEIFENIQSRIDEIVEKYPNSEALHNKINEWVPLIEKFNHQAKKHKKVNIDSTMMETPSRFLNLSQNEDTENQIISTPLIIKRNDDDAKRNEDNTAVVQSPNPEKISDNDPASILQTHIEKPSMEQSSFSEETPSLML; translated from the exons ATGGCGTCGTCGAGAGATAATTTGAAGGTTTACATTCGAGTTACTCAAAAGAAATCCGTCTCTGaaaaccctaaatcatcaaaGAAGCTAAAAACATCATCAGCTGAAGAGAACATAGATGAACAAGAAAATATTAGCCGAAAATCAACAATGAAACAACAAAGAATTAGAAAACGCAAAGATATTTCAGACAATG atgatgattttgttgatccACAACCAAGAGTTAATCCGACAAAAAATCAAAAGAAGGAAAAAGCAGAATCAAAACCAAAGAGATCACTGAGAAAagataaaacaaaagaacaaccagaacaacaaccataTTATGATTACGACggaaaaaaaatcaacataagATGTGCAGTCAATAATCTAAAAGATTATATTGAAGGTTTGTCAAAAGAGCAAAGGAATGTTGTTAGAGAAATAGGGTTTGAGAGCATACTAAAATTCAATTTAGATTCAGTTCCACGCAAATTCGGATATTGGCTGGTAAAAAACTTTGATGCTGAAAATGATGAGATAAATACTGGAGATGAAAAGATTAAGATCACAGCTGAATTTATCCAAAAGGTATTTCAAATACCAAATGGAAAAACAGAGATTGAGGAAAAACTGAGACCAAAAGACACTGATCTTATAATTAAATTCTGGCGCGGTCAATTCAGcaaagatattttgaagagaat AAAGaataaagaaaaaaagaaagatgaaaaggatgaattttatgtttatccaACTGAATCCGAGAATGAAAACGAAGAAATTTTTAAaaatgaatctgaagaaaatgatgaagacGATGCTGAAGAACAACCAATCACCTTACTTAAAGCTGCAACAGACTGGATTGATCAAGAGAATCAAGAAAATGTTCAAAATAGCCCAATTAAAACCAATGAAACTGAGAAAACACAAACAGAAAGTGGAGGATCATGGGGGCAATTCTTCATTAAACCATCAATTGgaaataaagataaaatgtggGTAGACAGTCAAAGCCGACTGCGTAATTTCATTCCATCACAAAATCAAAGTGAAGGTCTTTCTGACATTCATTCAACAAAAAGTGGCGATGAAAATATGAAGAACATTGAAGATAAAAAATCACATGAAGAATATCTTGTGAATGTTTTGAATGATCATTTAAAAGGATTTGAAGAAATTTTCGAGAACATCCAATCACGCATAGATGAGATTGTCGAAAAATATCCAAACAGTGAAGCTCTTCATAACAAAATAAACGAATGGGTGCCATTGATTGAAAAATTCAACCATCAAGCAAAAAAGCACAAGAAAGTTAATATTGATTCAACTATGATGGAAACACCATCAAGATTTCTAAATTTGAGCCAAAATGAAGACACTGAAAATCAAATCATTTCAACTCCATTGATTATAAAACGCAATGATGATGATGCAAAACGCAATGAGGATAACACAGCTGTAGTCCAGTCCCCCAATCCAGAAAAAATCAGTGACAATGACCCTGCATCTATTCTGCAAACACACATTGAAAAACCTTCAATGGAACAATCATCATTTAGCGAAGAAACTCCATCATTAATGTTGTAG